One genomic region from Candidatus Defluviilinea gracilis encodes:
- the carB gene encoding carbamoyl-phosphate synthase large subunit encodes MKRTDIHTILVPGSGAIVIGQAAEFDYSGTQAVKALKAEGYRVVLVNSNPATIMTDPEIADATYIEPLTPEALEAIIAQEKPDAMLPTVGGQTGLNLALALSENGVLEKYGVQLIGANLNAIKAAEDRLLFRETMQKNNIPVPRGGAAYSLQEAEELVKETGYPVLVRASFAMGGTGASWVYESNQLAEAVRSAISESPIAQAWLEESVLGWKEYELEVMRDKANNFVVVCSIENLDPMGVHTGDSITVAPAQTLTDREYQILRDLAHQVLSAVGVETGGSNVQFGVDPKTGRVVVIEMNPRVSRSSALASKATGFPIAKLAALVAVGYTLDEITNDITKQTKAAFEPSLDYVVVKIPRWAFEKFPGVDPTLGPQMKSVGEAMALGRTFPEALNKAIQSLEIGVDALDGSGPSRELVAEPETFATLKVPRADRLFRVYRAIQQGMSLDEIAKVTGYDLWFLGQMKEMQKLEFRMQNAEGGMRNAEGGMQKAELKALLHEAKQMGFADSHIARLLNSSFFIQHSSFRELRKSLGILPTFQRVDTCAAEFEAQTPYLYSAYEMDDESRPTDQQKILILGGGPNRIGQGIEFDYCCCQAAFALSKMGYETIMYNCNPETVSTDYDTADRLYFEPLTLEHVLNVIDRENPIGVIVQFGGQTPLNLAAGLEAAGVKILGTSPHAIQLSEDREAFAKLLKELGIPQPENGIARTLEEAREVAERIGYPVLVRPSFVLGGRAMALVDSEINLAGFIQQAIEAAPNQPILIDKFLEDAFEIDVDALADGERVVVGAVMQHIEEAGVHSGDAACVLPPYKVSAYHQGIMSEYTEQLGLALGVRGLMNVQFALKDEIVYVLEVNPRASRTVPYASKATSLNMAYIAAQVMAGKTLAELGVTEEPQVDGFFIKEAVFPFKKLPGSSSLLGPEMHSTGEVMGHASHFGHAFAKSQTAAGQALPDAGAVLITVNDYDKSAGLKFARDMHRLGFNLYATPGTADMCMKAGLPVEVVEKAQDGSTQIVDLIRAGKIQLVLNTPLGPHAHTDGAEIRKAAIAMNVPLLTTLSSATAATSAIQAMRKKELKYRSLQSHYQIK; translated from the coding sequence ATGAAACGCACCGATATCCACACCATCCTCGTCCCTGGCTCTGGAGCCATCGTCATCGGTCAAGCCGCGGAGTTTGATTACTCTGGCACGCAAGCCGTCAAAGCCTTGAAAGCGGAAGGCTATCGCGTCGTACTGGTCAATTCAAATCCCGCCACGATTATGACCGACCCCGAAATTGCCGACGCGACGTACATCGAACCGCTCACCCCCGAAGCGCTGGAAGCCATCATCGCGCAAGAAAAACCAGACGCCATGCTCCCCACCGTCGGCGGGCAGACGGGTTTGAATCTCGCGCTGGCATTGAGCGAAAACGGCGTGCTCGAAAAATACGGCGTGCAACTCATCGGCGCGAATCTCAATGCCATCAAAGCCGCCGAAGATCGTTTGCTCTTTCGTGAGACAATGCAAAAAAATAACATCCCTGTCCCGCGCGGCGGAGCGGCATATTCGTTGCAAGAAGCGGAAGAACTCGTCAAAGAAACGGGCTATCCCGTTTTAGTCCGCGCTTCGTTTGCGATGGGCGGCACGGGCGCGTCGTGGGTATATGAGTCGAATCAACTTGCCGAAGCGGTTCGCAGCGCCATTTCCGAATCACCCATCGCGCAAGCGTGGCTCGAAGAATCTGTTTTGGGTTGGAAGGAATACGAACTCGAAGTGATGCGCGATAAAGCGAATAACTTTGTCGTCGTCTGTTCGATCGAAAATCTTGACCCGATGGGCGTGCATACGGGCGACAGCATCACCGTCGCGCCCGCGCAAACGCTCACCGACCGCGAATATCAAATCCTGCGCGACCTTGCTCATCAAGTATTGTCAGCCGTCGGCGTGGAAACGGGCGGCTCGAATGTGCAATTCGGCGTGGACCCAAAAACGGGGCGCGTCGTCGTCATCGAAATGAATCCGCGCGTCAGTCGTTCGTCGGCGCTCGCGTCAAAAGCCACAGGTTTTCCAATTGCAAAATTGGCGGCGTTGGTTGCAGTTGGGTATACGCTGGATGAAATCACGAATGACATCACCAAACAAACCAAAGCCGCATTCGAACCGTCGCTCGATTATGTCGTCGTCAAAATTCCGCGCTGGGCGTTTGAAAAATTTCCAGGCGTGGATCCCACGCTCGGTCCGCAAATGAAATCAGTCGGCGAAGCGATGGCGTTGGGCAGGACGTTTCCCGAAGCCTTGAATAAAGCGATTCAATCACTGGAAATCGGCGTGGACGCGCTCGACGGTTCTGGGCCCAGCCGCGAGCTGGTTGCTGAACCTGAGACATTCGCCACGCTGAAAGTCCCCCGCGCCGATAGATTGTTCCGCGTGTATCGCGCCATTCAGCAAGGCATGAGTTTGGATGAAATCGCCAAAGTCACAGGTTATGATCTATGGTTTCTTGGGCAAATGAAAGAAATGCAGAAGTTAGAATTTAGAATGCAGAATGCAGAAGGTGGAATGCGGAATGCAGAAGGCGGAATGCAGAAAGCGGAGTTGAAAGCATTGTTGCATGAAGCCAAGCAAATGGGATTCGCAGACTCGCACATTGCGCGGCTCTTAAATTCTTCATTCTTCATTCAGCATTCTTCATTCCGTGAGTTACGCAAAAGTCTTGGAATATTACCTACATTTCAACGAGTAGACACTTGCGCCGCAGAGTTTGAAGCGCAGACGCCGTATCTCTATTCCGCGTATGAAATGGACGATGAATCACGCCCGACGGATCAGCAAAAAATATTGATCCTCGGCGGCGGACCGAATCGCATTGGTCAGGGCATTGAGTTTGATTATTGTTGCTGTCAGGCGGCGTTTGCCTTATCGAAGATGGGTTATGAAACCATCATGTATAACTGCAACCCTGAAACTGTCTCCACCGATTACGATACGGCGGACAGGTTATATTTTGAACCGCTCACATTGGAACACGTTCTCAATGTCATTGATAGAGAAAACCCAATCGGCGTGATCGTGCAGTTCGGCGGGCAGACTCCGCTCAACCTGGCGGCGGGACTCGAAGCGGCGGGAGTCAAAATTTTAGGCACCTCGCCCCATGCCATTCAACTCTCCGAAGACCGCGAAGCGTTTGCGAAACTGCTCAAAGAGTTGGGCATCCCCCAGCCTGAAAATGGAATCGCCCGCACGTTGGAAGAGGCGCGAGAAGTCGCCGAAAGAATCGGCTATCCCGTTTTAGTCCGCCCGTCTTTTGTGTTGGGAGGCAGGGCAATGGCTCTCGTGGATTCCGAAATCAATTTGGCAGGCTTCATTCAACAGGCGATTGAGGCGGCTCCTAATCAACCGATCTTGATTGATAAATTTTTGGAAGACGCTTTTGAAATTGACGTGGACGCATTAGCCGATGGCGAGCGCGTGGTTGTCGGCGCGGTGATGCAACACATCGAAGAAGCGGGCGTGCATTCGGGCGATGCCGCGTGCGTTCTGCCGCCGTATAAAGTCAGCGCGTATCATCAAGGCATTATGAGCGAATACACCGAACAATTGGGACTCGCGCTCGGCGTGCGCGGGTTGATGAACGTGCAGTTCGCGCTGAAAGATGAAATCGTCTATGTGTTGGAAGTGAACCCACGCGCCTCGCGGACTGTGCCTTACGCCAGCAAAGCGACGAGTTTGAACATGGCCTATATCGCCGCGCAAGTGATGGCTGGTAAAACGCTCGCAGAACTTGGCGTGACCGAAGAGCCGCAAGTGGATGGCTTCTTCATCAAAGAAGCGGTCTTCCCGTTCAAAAAATTGCCTGGCTCCAGTTCCCTGCTCGGACCAGAAATGCACTCGACGGGCGAAGTGATGGGACACGCCTCGCATTTTGGTCACGCTTTCGCAAAATCACAAACGGCGGCGGGACAAGCCCTGCCCGATGCAGGCGCGGTCTTGATCACGGTCAACGATTACGATAAAAGCGCGGGCTTGAAATTTGCGCGCGACATGCACCGACTGGGATTCAATTTATACGCCACGCCTGGCACAGCGGATATGTGCATGAAGGCGGGCTTGCCTGTGGAAGTAGTCGAGAAAGCGCAAGACGGTTCAACTCAAATCGTGGATTTGATCCGCGCGGGAAAGATTCAACTCGTGTTGAACACGCCGCTCGGTCCGCACGCGCACACCGATGGCGCCGAGATCCGCAAAGCCGCAATCGCCATGAACGTGCCATTGCTGACGACGTTATCTTCCGCCACTGCGGCGACTTCCGCCATTCAAGCCATGCGCAAGAAGGAATTGAAGTATCGCAGTTTGCAGAGTCACTATCAAATAAAATGA
- a CDS encoding Lrp/AsnC ligand binding domain-containing protein, whose amino-acid sequence MLEILDTTLREGEQTPYVNFTVEEKIRIAQMLDDVGVEMIEAGDPSVSKNVANAIEQIASLGLRAEVVAHSIASRSGIDRAKACGADRVAIFYATSKIHLDEKLHKTPAQAIEIIREHICYAKSLGLKVRYTPEDATRTEFDFLVQICNAAIEAGADRISFADTLGIMQPHTMFERVSALREVLHPCQMDLHCHDDYGLALANAMSGIRAGANCIHTTVNGLGERTGIPDLAETILSFHNLEGIQKYNIQPLMELSSYLEKISGFFLSPNKPITGQNAFSHKSGVHTNGVLKDPRTYEPFDPALLGRERKIVIDKYTGKSAVASRLEEYGIEVSAAELEVIVSRIKNIGDERKQLFDADILEIAEQVTGRESDVIPRDISAMLMVEVESHVYTSSVVRRMRGLTNVSNVYEITGDFDISAFVNVENVMALNNLIEEVRTVQGVKRTDTKMVLKKYNGSNK is encoded by the coding sequence ATGCTTGAAATTTTAGATACAACCTTACGTGAAGGCGAACAAACTCCTTACGTCAACTTCACGGTGGAGGAAAAAATCCGCATTGCTCAAATGCTGGATGATGTGGGCGTGGAGATGATCGAAGCGGGCGATCCGTCCGTCTCAAAAAATGTGGCAAATGCGATTGAACAAATCGCCTCGCTCGGACTTCGGGCTGAGGTGGTCGCCCATAGCATTGCCTCCCGCTCAGGCATTGACCGCGCCAAAGCCTGCGGCGCGGACCGCGTCGCCATCTTTTACGCCACGTCCAAAATTCATTTGGACGAGAAGTTGCACAAAACGCCAGCGCAAGCCATTGAAATCATCCGCGAGCATATTTGCTATGCAAAAAGTTTGGGACTCAAAGTCCGCTACACGCCCGAAGACGCGACGCGCACCGAGTTTGATTTTCTCGTTCAAATTTGCAACGCCGCCATTGAAGCGGGCGCGGACCGCATCAGCTTTGCCGACACGCTGGGCATCATGCAACCGCACACCATGTTCGAGCGCGTCTCCGCATTGCGCGAGGTTCTGCATCCCTGTCAAATGGATTTGCATTGCCACGACGATTACGGACTCGCCTTAGCCAACGCCATGTCTGGGATTCGCGCGGGCGCAAACTGCATCCACACCACAGTCAACGGTTTGGGAGAAAGAACAGGCATCCCCGATTTAGCCGAAACGATTTTATCTTTTCATAACCTGGAAGGGATTCAAAAATATAACATCCAACCGTTGATGGAGCTTTCCAGTTATCTCGAAAAAATTTCTGGCTTCTTTCTTTCGCCAAATAAACCCATCACGGGACAAAACGCCTTCAGCCACAAAAGCGGAGTGCACACGAACGGCGTGTTGAAAGACCCGCGTACCTACGAGCCGTTTGATCCAGCCCTGCTTGGGCGCGAGCGAAAAATTGTGATTGATAAATACACAGGCAAAAGCGCGGTCGCTTCGCGTTTGGAAGAATACGGCATCGAGGTCAGCGCCGCAGAGTTGGAGGTGATCGTCTCGCGCATCAAAAATATCGGCGATGAACGGAAACAACTCTTCGACGCGGATATTTTGGAGATCGCCGAGCAGGTGACGGGTAGAGAGAGCGACGTGATCCCCCGCGACATCAGCGCGATGTTGATGGTCGAAGTCGAGTCGCATGTGTACACCTCATCGGTCGTCCGCCGTATGCGTGGGTTGACAAACGTCTCCAATGTCTATGAAATCACAGGCGACTTTGACATCAGCGCGTTTGTGAATGTTGAAAATGTGATGGCGTTGAACAACCTGATCGAAGAAGTCCGCACTGTGCAAGGCGTGAAGCGGACGGATACGAAAATGGTTTTGAAAAAATATAACGGAAGTAATAAATGA
- the carA gene encoding glutamine-hydrolyzing carbamoyl-phosphate synthase small subunit encodes MTATLVLEDGIIIEGKAFGAKTDAVFELVFNTSMTGYQEILTDPSYRGQGVLFTVSHIGNVGINLEDDESAKPQVSAAVIRSLSPVVSNWRSALSLSDWLAQHHVPGISGVDTRWLTRKLRDGGVQKAALSTKGTSANALLKLARAWEGLDGRDVVKEVTCAEPYHWVDDEGSKWIVDHRPQTIDNGKNIVNRPWSIVAYDFGVKENILRHLSIYGANVTVVPADTTADEVLALSPDGVFLSNGPGDPAGLPYAVKAVSELIASDIPIFGICLGHQLIGRALGADTHKLKFGHHGANHPVQHLPSGKVLITAQNHNYCVTEGELNKDEVEITYKSLNDDSLEGLRMKNKPVFSVQFHPEAASGPHDAQDIFGEFFGMIGDKNGK; translated from the coding sequence ATGACCGCAACACTTGTATTGGAAGATGGAATCATTATTGAAGGCAAAGCCTTTGGAGCAAAAACAGACGCCGTGTTTGAATTGGTCTTCAACACCAGCATGACAGGCTATCAGGAAATTTTGACCGACCCCTCGTATCGTGGACAAGGCGTTTTATTTACAGTTTCACACATCGGCAATGTGGGCATCAATTTGGAAGATGATGAATCGGCAAAGCCGCAAGTTTCGGCGGCGGTGATTCGTTCACTGAGTCCTGTCGTCTCAAATTGGCGTTCGGCGCTTTCTTTATCTGACTGGCTTGCGCAACATCATGTGCCAGGCATCAGCGGCGTGGATACGCGTTGGCTCACTCGCAAATTGCGCGATGGCGGCGTTCAAAAAGCTGCGCTCTCCACAAAAGGAACATCGGCAAATGCGTTGTTGAAGCTGGCGCGAGCATGGGAAGGACTCGACGGACGCGATGTGGTCAAGGAAGTGACTTGCGCGGAGCCTTATCATTGGGTGGATGATGAGGGAAGCAAATGGATAGTAGACCATAGACCACAGACCATAGACAATGGAAAGAACATAGTCAATCGTCCATGGTCAATCGTCGCTTATGATTTTGGAGTTAAAGAAAATATCCTGCGGCATCTTTCAATTTACGGCGCGAATGTGACCGTCGTTCCAGCCGACACAACTGCGGACGAAGTTTTAGCATTGAGTCCCGATGGGGTCTTCCTCTCCAACGGACCTGGCGACCCAGCGGGTTTACCTTATGCGGTGAAGGCGGTCAGTGAATTGATTGCAAGCGACATTCCAATATTTGGAATTTGCTTAGGGCATCAATTGATCGGCAGAGCCTTGGGAGCGGATACGCACAAACTCAAATTTGGTCATCACGGCGCGAATCATCCCGTACAACATCTGCCCAGCGGGAAAGTTCTCATCACGGCTCAAAATCATAATTACTGCGTCACTGAAGGGGAGTTAAATAAAGACGAAGTGGAAATCACTTACAAAAGTTTGAACGACGATTCGTTGGAAGGGTTACGGATGAAAAACAAACCCGTCTTCAGCGTGCAGTTTCATCCCGAAGCCGCTTCAGGTCCGCATGACGCGCAGGATATTTTTGGAGAATTCTTTGGGATGATTGGGGATAAAAATGGAAAATAA